From the Syngnathoides biaculeatus isolate LvHL_M chromosome 10, ASM1980259v1, whole genome shotgun sequence genome, one window contains:
- the sfi1 gene encoding protein SFI1 homolog isoform X3 — MEKKSRQSNLQRGTLHSVRFSVDTKACRVQSRNIPYIVGYSWDNCERIKELRIRHLARKFLKIWTRNTFGRKLPHGAKCHYDSVLLRKTFQGWKDECWESGRGWSLSVRAEYHYRYNLLYVTFRSWQTFMSLQIEKKRRIQKAQEFDDKRRMRQIWDKWKIFIQRNRQKSRARQIAQEQHRRTRLLSVWCLWKMRLQEHQNICTMGDQGLMHGGLNLHSKKESEASLHFSSTATKKSLHEWQSVVSCQQHQKPFKAVAKHLACLHLMRRSWSVWRHEWDRKQKEEERLQASGQLAGRASQRRALLHWKAYVTWRKQKADKGQMASQHHHHRLQRALLQGLSLNVSQNKAKRLNNNTAVQHLHRTVLNKHWKLWKERLEETEDKPFQALTDLALTNYRTHLLSRCFDHWSEKFAHQRHMQELEWRADVWFEEHLLAHYFNSWCKYILQRRMKKDRREKAVFYHKQRLCTWVLCTWRQQSENHKDEMLSLRIAILHEEQGHVQRAWARWRKRTKQLQEKHQQASERHYPQSLPHVSLEQREDATSEFQARTNDRQACRQGELYNVRWALDRWKKFVQRQKLTKVQRCHENRIGKHSFEPWKLHDTLKTFEPTERALWHWALTLQAKMLYGWRLWVIKKRRKKVEAFEAARVNKIQPQKVFLALGEELKDGVSGRHQKGKVLNSPQSSFNQVELLRRERISTEKARKHYNSKLLCKALRAWKTQHQTRLKYQGMKRQGILLLRLKMYRTYFALWRRKLQFKLKVSEQTEQALWHWALTLQAKVLHAWRLWAAEQRRRKTEGGEAARVVEDHPQGAGMTRVMTDSKPVNDIRRSLQELGTQREEEPACSQWEEKQRLHIQKVVKCCAMRWKRRALCKPLKKTVTFCNPDPKPVSRSDTEESDTDDSELIHPIMRRQTRRCEELFEASLSVLPYDGCQHSAGAAQQLREHISSSRTALLALSSSPLRRPFIPFSGDERLVPPQKAPISITDRTQAQRELLMPPTAFMSTENRGQWGRASVLTMEPSIEHFSSQPSDVHARELSGESATNRSSSLISELMSIQQDMKSFLQDRKQLRLWQRVKNVLQTWLQTSGKEEMDNRAVCQQVKELEERIERLSFELGTRRLTMRFHAERLQHLQAVLDCSGFSSLCRQARM; from the exons atggaaaaaaaatcgagACAGTCGAATCTCCAAAGAGGCACATTACACAGCGTCAGATTTAGTGTCGATACCAAAGCGTGTAGAGTTCAAAGCAGGAATATTCCTTATATTGTTGGATACAGTTGGGACAATTGTGAAAGAATTAAGGAGCTGAGAATAAG ACACTTGGCAAGAAAGTTCCTAAAAATATGGACACGGAACACTTTTGGTCGAAAACTTCCTCATGGAGCCAA GTGTCATTATGACAGTGTGCTACTGAGAAAAACATTCCAGGGATGGAAAGACGAGTGTTGGGAATCCGGGAGGGGCTGGAGTCTTTCAGTACGTGCAGAGTATCATTACAG GTATAACCTGCTGTACGTGACATTCCGAAGCTGGCAAACTTTTATGTCACTGCAAATAGAAAAGAAGAGGCGAATTCAAAAAGCTCAAGAATTTG ACGATAAGCGCCGTATGCGTCAGATTTGGGATAAGTGGAAGATTTTCATCCAAAGAAATCGGCAGAAAAGCAGAGCACGTCAAATAGCTCAAGAGCAACACAGGCGGACTCGTCTTCT TTCAGTATGGTGTTTGTGGAAGATGAGGCTCCAAGAGCATCAAAACATTTGCACTATGGGTGACCAAGGCTTAATGCACGGAGGATTGAATCTACATAGCAAG aaagaaTCTGAagcttcacttcacttcagcaGCACAGCGACAAAGAAATCATTGCATGAGTGGCAAAGCGTCGTCTCCTGTCAGCAGCACCAGAAACCATTTAAAG CCGTAGCAAAGCACCTCGCCTGTCTTCACCTGATGAGGCGGAGCTGGAGTGTGTGGAGGCACGAGTGGGATCGCAAACAGAAGGAGGAAGAACGTTTGCAAGCTTCAGGGCAGCTGGCAGGTCGGGCATCTCAGCGGCGAGCCCTCCTGCACTGGAAGGCAT ATGTGACATGGCGCAAACAAAAAGCCGATAAGGGCCAAATGGCAAGTCAACATCACCACCATCGCTTGCAG CGTGCTTTACTTCAGGGTCTATCTTTGAACGTGTCCCAGAACAAAGCTAAACGGCTAAATAACAATACTGCAGTTCAACATCTTCACCGGACT GTCCTAAATAAACATTGGAAGCTGTGGAAAGAGCGACTGGAGGAGACTGAAGACAAACCTTTCCAAGCTCTGACAGACCTGGCATTGACCAACTACAG GACGCATCTGTTGAGTCGCTGTTTTGACCACTGGAGCGAGAAATTTGCACACCAAAGACATATGCAG GAGCTGGAATGGCGTGCTGATGTTTGGTTTGAAGAGCACCTTTTGGCCCATTATTTCAATTCGTGGTGTAAATATATTCTGCAGAGAAGAATGAAGAAGGACAGGAGAGAGAAGGCAGTTTTCTACCATAA ACAGCGCCTGTGCACTTGGGTGTTGTGCACCTGGCGGCAACAGTCAGAGAACCACAAGGACGAGATGCTGTCGTTGCGAATA GCCATTCTCCACGAAGAGCAAGGCCACGTGCAGAGAGCCTGGGCTCGATGGAGGAAACGGACGAAGCAGCTGCAGGAGAAGCACCAGCAGGCGTCTGAACGTCATTACCCGCAAAGTCTTCCCCACGTCTCGTTGGAGCAGAGGGAAGACGCCACCAGTGAGTTCCAGGCCAG GACCAATGACCGGCAAGCTTGTCGCCAGGGTGAACTTTACAACGTCAGATGGGCTTTGGATAGGTGGAAAAAG TTTGTTCAGAGACAGAAATTGACAAAGGTTCAGCGGTGCCACGAAAACAGAATTGGCAAGCACAGCTTCGAGCCCTGGAAG CTCCACGACACACTCAAAACATTTGAGCCGACAGAACGAGCACTTTGGCATTGGGCCCTCACTCTTCAAGCCAAG ATGCTGTATGGGTGGAGGCTGTGGGTCATAAAGAAGCGCAGGAAGAAGGTGGAGGCGTTTGAAGCTGCTCGGGTGAACAAAATCCAGCCGCAGAAG GTGTTCCTGGCCTTGGGAGAAGAATTAAAGGATGGGGTTTCTGGCCGGCACCAGAAGGGAAAAGTACTCAACAGTCCTCAGAGTTCTTTCAATCAAG TGGAGTTGCTGCGGAGGGAGCGAATAAGCACGGAAAAAGCCCGGAAGCATTACAACTCCAAACTGCTGTGCAAAGCGCTGAGAGCGTGGAAGACGCAGCACCAAACCCGCCTCAAATATCAG GGGATGAAACGACAAGGAATCTTGTTGCTGAGACTGAAGATGTACCGGACCTACTTTGCACTCTGGAGGAGGAAG CTCCAGTTCAAACTCAAAGTGTCTGAGCAGACCGAGCAAGCGCTCTGGCATTGGGCCCTCACTCTTCAAGCCAAG GTGCTGCACGCGTGGAGGCTGTGGGCCGCAGAGCAGCGTAGGAGGAAGACGGAGGGGGGGGAAGCCGCTCGGGTGGTTGAAGACCACCCGCAGGGTGCGGGCATGACACGCGTCATGACAGACAGCAAACCCGTGAATGACATCAGAAGGAGCCTGCAAGAGCTTGGAACACAACGAGAAGAAGAACCAGCGTGTTCACAATGGGAGGAAAAA CAAAGGCTCCATATTCAGAAGGTGGTGAAGTGTTGCGCAATGAGGTGGAAGCGGCGGGCCCTTTGCAAGCCACTAAAAAAGACGGTGACCTTTTGTAATCCTGATCCGAAACCTGTTTCTCGATCTGACACGGAGGAAAGCGACACAGACGACAGTGAGCT AATCCATCCCATAATGCGACGCCAGACTCGACGCTGCGAGGAACTGTTTGAGGCCTCACTGAGCGTATTGCCATATGACGG CTGTCAACATTCTGCCGGAGCAGCCCAACAACTGCGGGAGCACATTTCTTCATCCCGGACGGCTCTACTTGCACTGTCATCCTCTCCCCTCCGTCGTCCTTTCATTCCGTTCAGCGGAGACGAGCGTCTTGTGCCACCCCAGAAAGCTCCCATTTCCATCACGGACCGGACTCAGGCACAGCGTGAGCTGCTAATGCCTCCCACTGCTTTCATGAGCACAGAAAACAGAGGACAG TGGGGACGTGCCAGCGTTCTAACAATGGAACCCAGTATAgaacatttttcatcacaacCTTCAG ACGTACACGCGAGAGAACTTAGCGGAGAGTCGGCGACCAATCGAAGCTCATCGCTGATAAGTGAGCTGATGAGCATCCAGCAGGACATGAAGAGCTTCCTGCAGGACCGGAAGCAGCTCAG GCTCTGGCAGAGAGTGAAAAATGTCTTGCAGACTTGGCTGCAGACCAGCGGAAAAGAGGAAATGGATAACAGAGCAGTTTGTCAACAGGTGAAGGAG CTTGAGGAGCGCATCGAGAGATTGTCCTTTGAGCTGGGAACACGAAGGCTGACGATGCGTTTCCACGCGGAAAGGCTACAACATTTACAAGCTGTCCTCGACTGCTCGGGGTTTTCTTCTCTTTGTCGACAAGCGCGGATGTGA
- the sfi1 gene encoding protein SFI1 homolog isoform X4, whose translation MLDLWTWLTSITARRFVSAQNRHLARKFLKIWTRNTFGRKLPHGAKCHYDSVLLRKTFQGWKDECWESGRGWSLSVRAEYHYRYNLLYVTFRSWQTFMSLQIEKKRRIQKAQEFDDKRRMRQIWDKWKIFIQRNRQKSRARQIAQEQHRRTRLLSVWCLWKMRLQEHQNICTMGDQGLMHGGLNLHSKAFLQQKELQSAPCPKIQKESEASLHFSSTATKKSLHEWQSVVSCQQHQKPFKAVAKHLACLHLMRRSWSVWRHEWDRKQKEEERLQASGQLAGRASQRRALLHWKAYVTWRKQKADKGQMASQHHHHRLQRALLQGLSLNVSQNKAKRLNNNTAVQHLHRTVLNKHWKLWKERLEETEDKPFQALTDLALTNYRTHLLSRCFDHWSEKFAHQRHMQELEWRADVWFEEHLLAHYFNSWCKYILQRRMKKDRREKAVFYHKQRLCTWVLCTWRQQSENHKDEMLSLRIAILHEEQGHVQRAWARWRKRTKQLQEKHQQASERHYPQSLPHVSLEQREDATSEFQARTNDRQACRQGELYNVRWALDRWKKFVQRQKLTKVQRCHENRIGKHSFEPWKLHDTLKTFEPTERALWHWALTLQAKMLYGWRLWVIKKRRKKVEAFEAARVNKIQPQKVFLALGEELKDGVSGRHQKGKVLNSPQSSFNQVELLRRERISTEKARKHYNSKLLCKALRAWKTQHQTRLKYQGMKRQGILLLRLKMYRTYFALWRRKLQFKLKVSEQTEQALWHWALTLQAKVLHAWRLWAAEQRRRKTEGGEAARVVEDHPQGAGMTRVMTDSKPVNDIRRSLQELGTQREEEPACSQWEEKQRLHIQKVVKCCAMRWKRRALCKPLKKTVTFCNPDPKPVSRSDTEESDTDDSELIHPIMRRQTRRCEELFEASLSVLPYDGCQHSAGAAQQLREHISSSRTALLALSSSPLRRPFIPFSGDERLVPPQKAPISITDRTQAQRELLMPPTAFMSTENRGQWGRASVLTMEPSIEHFSSQPSDVHARELSGESATNRSSSLISELMSIQQDMKSFLQDRKQLRLWQRVKNVLQTWLQTSGKEEMDNRAVCQQVKELEERIERLSFELGTRRLTMRFHAERLQHLQAVLDCSGFSSLCRQARM comes from the exons ATGCTCGATTTGTGGACTTGGCTCACAAGCATCACCGCTCGGCGTTTCGTTAGCGCTCAAAACAG ACACTTGGCAAGAAAGTTCCTAAAAATATGGACACGGAACACTTTTGGTCGAAAACTTCCTCATGGAGCCAA GTGTCATTATGACAGTGTGCTACTGAGAAAAACATTCCAGGGATGGAAAGACGAGTGTTGGGAATCCGGGAGGGGCTGGAGTCTTTCAGTACGTGCAGAGTATCATTACAG GTATAACCTGCTGTACGTGACATTCCGAAGCTGGCAAACTTTTATGTCACTGCAAATAGAAAAGAAGAGGCGAATTCAAAAAGCTCAAGAATTTG ACGATAAGCGCCGTATGCGTCAGATTTGGGATAAGTGGAAGATTTTCATCCAAAGAAATCGGCAGAAAAGCAGAGCACGTCAAATAGCTCAAGAGCAACACAGGCGGACTCGTCTTCT TTCAGTATGGTGTTTGTGGAAGATGAGGCTCCAAGAGCATCAAAACATTTGCACTATGGGTGACCAAGGCTTAATGCACGGAGGATTGAATCTACATAGCAAG GCATTTCTTCAGCAAAAAGAGCTGCAATCTGCTCCTTgtcccaaaatacagaaagaaTCTGAagcttcacttcacttcagcaGCACAGCGACAAAGAAATCATTGCATGAGTGGCAAAGCGTCGTCTCCTGTCAGCAGCACCAGAAACCATTTAAAG CCGTAGCAAAGCACCTCGCCTGTCTTCACCTGATGAGGCGGAGCTGGAGTGTGTGGAGGCACGAGTGGGATCGCAAACAGAAGGAGGAAGAACGTTTGCAAGCTTCAGGGCAGCTGGCAGGTCGGGCATCTCAGCGGCGAGCCCTCCTGCACTGGAAGGCAT ATGTGACATGGCGCAAACAAAAAGCCGATAAGGGCCAAATGGCAAGTCAACATCACCACCATCGCTTGCAG CGTGCTTTACTTCAGGGTCTATCTTTGAACGTGTCCCAGAACAAAGCTAAACGGCTAAATAACAATACTGCAGTTCAACATCTTCACCGGACT GTCCTAAATAAACATTGGAAGCTGTGGAAAGAGCGACTGGAGGAGACTGAAGACAAACCTTTCCAAGCTCTGACAGACCTGGCATTGACCAACTACAG GACGCATCTGTTGAGTCGCTGTTTTGACCACTGGAGCGAGAAATTTGCACACCAAAGACATATGCAG GAGCTGGAATGGCGTGCTGATGTTTGGTTTGAAGAGCACCTTTTGGCCCATTATTTCAATTCGTGGTGTAAATATATTCTGCAGAGAAGAATGAAGAAGGACAGGAGAGAGAAGGCAGTTTTCTACCATAA ACAGCGCCTGTGCACTTGGGTGTTGTGCACCTGGCGGCAACAGTCAGAGAACCACAAGGACGAGATGCTGTCGTTGCGAATA GCCATTCTCCACGAAGAGCAAGGCCACGTGCAGAGAGCCTGGGCTCGATGGAGGAAACGGACGAAGCAGCTGCAGGAGAAGCACCAGCAGGCGTCTGAACGTCATTACCCGCAAAGTCTTCCCCACGTCTCGTTGGAGCAGAGGGAAGACGCCACCAGTGAGTTCCAGGCCAG GACCAATGACCGGCAAGCTTGTCGCCAGGGTGAACTTTACAACGTCAGATGGGCTTTGGATAGGTGGAAAAAG TTTGTTCAGAGACAGAAATTGACAAAGGTTCAGCGGTGCCACGAAAACAGAATTGGCAAGCACAGCTTCGAGCCCTGGAAG CTCCACGACACACTCAAAACATTTGAGCCGACAGAACGAGCACTTTGGCATTGGGCCCTCACTCTTCAAGCCAAG ATGCTGTATGGGTGGAGGCTGTGGGTCATAAAGAAGCGCAGGAAGAAGGTGGAGGCGTTTGAAGCTGCTCGGGTGAACAAAATCCAGCCGCAGAAG GTGTTCCTGGCCTTGGGAGAAGAATTAAAGGATGGGGTTTCTGGCCGGCACCAGAAGGGAAAAGTACTCAACAGTCCTCAGAGTTCTTTCAATCAAG TGGAGTTGCTGCGGAGGGAGCGAATAAGCACGGAAAAAGCCCGGAAGCATTACAACTCCAAACTGCTGTGCAAAGCGCTGAGAGCGTGGAAGACGCAGCACCAAACCCGCCTCAAATATCAG GGGATGAAACGACAAGGAATCTTGTTGCTGAGACTGAAGATGTACCGGACCTACTTTGCACTCTGGAGGAGGAAG CTCCAGTTCAAACTCAAAGTGTCTGAGCAGACCGAGCAAGCGCTCTGGCATTGGGCCCTCACTCTTCAAGCCAAG GTGCTGCACGCGTGGAGGCTGTGGGCCGCAGAGCAGCGTAGGAGGAAGACGGAGGGGGGGGAAGCCGCTCGGGTGGTTGAAGACCACCCGCAGGGTGCGGGCATGACACGCGTCATGACAGACAGCAAACCCGTGAATGACATCAGAAGGAGCCTGCAAGAGCTTGGAACACAACGAGAAGAAGAACCAGCGTGTTCACAATGGGAGGAAAAA CAAAGGCTCCATATTCAGAAGGTGGTGAAGTGTTGCGCAATGAGGTGGAAGCGGCGGGCCCTTTGCAAGCCACTAAAAAAGACGGTGACCTTTTGTAATCCTGATCCGAAACCTGTTTCTCGATCTGACACGGAGGAAAGCGACACAGACGACAGTGAGCT AATCCATCCCATAATGCGACGCCAGACTCGACGCTGCGAGGAACTGTTTGAGGCCTCACTGAGCGTATTGCCATATGACGG CTGTCAACATTCTGCCGGAGCAGCCCAACAACTGCGGGAGCACATTTCTTCATCCCGGACGGCTCTACTTGCACTGTCATCCTCTCCCCTCCGTCGTCCTTTCATTCCGTTCAGCGGAGACGAGCGTCTTGTGCCACCCCAGAAAGCTCCCATTTCCATCACGGACCGGACTCAGGCACAGCGTGAGCTGCTAATGCCTCCCACTGCTTTCATGAGCACAGAAAACAGAGGACAG TGGGGACGTGCCAGCGTTCTAACAATGGAACCCAGTATAgaacatttttcatcacaacCTTCAG ACGTACACGCGAGAGAACTTAGCGGAGAGTCGGCGACCAATCGAAGCTCATCGCTGATAAGTGAGCTGATGAGCATCCAGCAGGACATGAAGAGCTTCCTGCAGGACCGGAAGCAGCTCAG GCTCTGGCAGAGAGTGAAAAATGTCTTGCAGACTTGGCTGCAGACCAGCGGAAAAGAGGAAATGGATAACAGAGCAGTTTGTCAACAGGTGAAGGAG CTTGAGGAGCGCATCGAGAGATTGTCCTTTGAGCTGGGAACACGAAGGCTGACGATGCGTTTCCACGCGGAAAGGCTACAACATTTACAAGCTGTCCTCGACTGCTCGGGGTTTTCTTCTCTTTGTCGACAAGCGCGGATGTGA
- the sfi1 gene encoding protein SFI1 homolog isoform X2, with amino-acid sequence MEKKSRQSNLQRGTLHSVRFSVDTKACRVQSRNIPYIVGYSWDNCERIKELRIRHLARKFLKIWTRNTFGRKLPHGAKCHYDSVLLRKTFQGWKDECWESGRGWSLSVRAEYHYRYNLLYVTFRSWQTFMSLQIEKKRRIQKAQEFDDKRRMRQIWDKWKIFIQRNRQKSRARQIAQEQHRRTRLLSVWCLWKMRLQEHQNICTMGDQGLMHGGLNLHSKAFLQQKELQSAPCPKIQKESEASLHFSSTATKKSLHEWQSVVSCQQHQKPFKAVAKHLACLHLMRRSWSVWRHEWDRKQKEEERLQASGQLAGRASQRRALLHWKAYVTWRKQKADKGQMASQHHHHRLQRALLQGLSLNVSQNKAKRLNNNTAVQHLHRTVLNKHWKLWKERLEETEDKPFQALTDLALTNYRTHLLSRCFDHWSEKFAHQRHMQELEWRADVWFEEHLLAHYFNSWCKYILQRRMKKDRREKAVFYHKQRLCTWVLCTWRQQSENHKDEMLSLRIAILHEEQGHVQRAWARWRKRTKQLQEKHQQASERHYPQSLPHVSLEQREDATSEFQARTNDRQACRQGELYNVRWALDRWKKFVQRQKLTKVQRCHENRIGKHSFEPWKLHDTLKTFEPTERALWHWALTLQAKMLYGWRLWVIKKRRKKVEAFEAARVNKIQPQKVFLALGEELKDGVSGRHQKGKVLNSPQSSFNQVELLRRERISTEKARKHYNSKLLCKALRAWKTQHQTRLKYQGMKRQGILLLRLKMYRTYFALWRRKLQFKLKVSEQTEQALWHWALTLQAKVLHAWRLWAAEQRRRKTEGGEAARVVEDHPQGAGMTRVMTDSKPVNDIRRSLQELGTQREEEPACSQWEEKQRLHIQKVVKCCAMRWKRRALCKPLKKTVTFCNPDPKPVSRSDTEESDTDDSELIHPIMRRQTRRCEELFEASLSVLPYDGCQHSAGAAQQLREHISSSRTALLALSSSPLRRPFIPFSGDERLVPPQKAPISITDRTQAQRELLMPPTAFMSTENRGQWGRASVLTMEPNVHARELSGESATNRSSSLISELMSIQQDMKSFLQDRKQLRLWQRVKNVLQTWLQTSGKEEMDNRAVCQQVKELEERIERLSFELGTRRLTMRFHAERLQHLQAVLDCSGFSSLCRQARM; translated from the exons atggaaaaaaaatcgagACAGTCGAATCTCCAAAGAGGCACATTACACAGCGTCAGATTTAGTGTCGATACCAAAGCGTGTAGAGTTCAAAGCAGGAATATTCCTTATATTGTTGGATACAGTTGGGACAATTGTGAAAGAATTAAGGAGCTGAGAATAAG ACACTTGGCAAGAAAGTTCCTAAAAATATGGACACGGAACACTTTTGGTCGAAAACTTCCTCATGGAGCCAA GTGTCATTATGACAGTGTGCTACTGAGAAAAACATTCCAGGGATGGAAAGACGAGTGTTGGGAATCCGGGAGGGGCTGGAGTCTTTCAGTACGTGCAGAGTATCATTACAG GTATAACCTGCTGTACGTGACATTCCGAAGCTGGCAAACTTTTATGTCACTGCAAATAGAAAAGAAGAGGCGAATTCAAAAAGCTCAAGAATTTG ACGATAAGCGCCGTATGCGTCAGATTTGGGATAAGTGGAAGATTTTCATCCAAAGAAATCGGCAGAAAAGCAGAGCACGTCAAATAGCTCAAGAGCAACACAGGCGGACTCGTCTTCT TTCAGTATGGTGTTTGTGGAAGATGAGGCTCCAAGAGCATCAAAACATTTGCACTATGGGTGACCAAGGCTTAATGCACGGAGGATTGAATCTACATAGCAAG GCATTTCTTCAGCAAAAAGAGCTGCAATCTGCTCCTTgtcccaaaatacagaaagaaTCTGAagcttcacttcacttcagcaGCACAGCGACAAAGAAATCATTGCATGAGTGGCAAAGCGTCGTCTCCTGTCAGCAGCACCAGAAACCATTTAAAG CCGTAGCAAAGCACCTCGCCTGTCTTCACCTGATGAGGCGGAGCTGGAGTGTGTGGAGGCACGAGTGGGATCGCAAACAGAAGGAGGAAGAACGTTTGCAAGCTTCAGGGCAGCTGGCAGGTCGGGCATCTCAGCGGCGAGCCCTCCTGCACTGGAAGGCAT ATGTGACATGGCGCAAACAAAAAGCCGATAAGGGCCAAATGGCAAGTCAACATCACCACCATCGCTTGCAG CGTGCTTTACTTCAGGGTCTATCTTTGAACGTGTCCCAGAACAAAGCTAAACGGCTAAATAACAATACTGCAGTTCAACATCTTCACCGGACT GTCCTAAATAAACATTGGAAGCTGTGGAAAGAGCGACTGGAGGAGACTGAAGACAAACCTTTCCAAGCTCTGACAGACCTGGCATTGACCAACTACAG GACGCATCTGTTGAGTCGCTGTTTTGACCACTGGAGCGAGAAATTTGCACACCAAAGACATATGCAG GAGCTGGAATGGCGTGCTGATGTTTGGTTTGAAGAGCACCTTTTGGCCCATTATTTCAATTCGTGGTGTAAATATATTCTGCAGAGAAGAATGAAGAAGGACAGGAGAGAGAAGGCAGTTTTCTACCATAA ACAGCGCCTGTGCACTTGGGTGTTGTGCACCTGGCGGCAACAGTCAGAGAACCACAAGGACGAGATGCTGTCGTTGCGAATA GCCATTCTCCACGAAGAGCAAGGCCACGTGCAGAGAGCCTGGGCTCGATGGAGGAAACGGACGAAGCAGCTGCAGGAGAAGCACCAGCAGGCGTCTGAACGTCATTACCCGCAAAGTCTTCCCCACGTCTCGTTGGAGCAGAGGGAAGACGCCACCAGTGAGTTCCAGGCCAG GACCAATGACCGGCAAGCTTGTCGCCAGGGTGAACTTTACAACGTCAGATGGGCTTTGGATAGGTGGAAAAAG TTTGTTCAGAGACAGAAATTGACAAAGGTTCAGCGGTGCCACGAAAACAGAATTGGCAAGCACAGCTTCGAGCCCTGGAAG CTCCACGACACACTCAAAACATTTGAGCCGACAGAACGAGCACTTTGGCATTGGGCCCTCACTCTTCAAGCCAAG ATGCTGTATGGGTGGAGGCTGTGGGTCATAAAGAAGCGCAGGAAGAAGGTGGAGGCGTTTGAAGCTGCTCGGGTGAACAAAATCCAGCCGCAGAAG GTGTTCCTGGCCTTGGGAGAAGAATTAAAGGATGGGGTTTCTGGCCGGCACCAGAAGGGAAAAGTACTCAACAGTCCTCAGAGTTCTTTCAATCAAG TGGAGTTGCTGCGGAGGGAGCGAATAAGCACGGAAAAAGCCCGGAAGCATTACAACTCCAAACTGCTGTGCAAAGCGCTGAGAGCGTGGAAGACGCAGCACCAAACCCGCCTCAAATATCAG GGGATGAAACGACAAGGAATCTTGTTGCTGAGACTGAAGATGTACCGGACCTACTTTGCACTCTGGAGGAGGAAG CTCCAGTTCAAACTCAAAGTGTCTGAGCAGACCGAGCAAGCGCTCTGGCATTGGGCCCTCACTCTTCAAGCCAAG GTGCTGCACGCGTGGAGGCTGTGGGCCGCAGAGCAGCGTAGGAGGAAGACGGAGGGGGGGGAAGCCGCTCGGGTGGTTGAAGACCACCCGCAGGGTGCGGGCATGACACGCGTCATGACAGACAGCAAACCCGTGAATGACATCAGAAGGAGCCTGCAAGAGCTTGGAACACAACGAGAAGAAGAACCAGCGTGTTCACAATGGGAGGAAAAA CAAAGGCTCCATATTCAGAAGGTGGTGAAGTGTTGCGCAATGAGGTGGAAGCGGCGGGCCCTTTGCAAGCCACTAAAAAAGACGGTGACCTTTTGTAATCCTGATCCGAAACCTGTTTCTCGATCTGACACGGAGGAAAGCGACACAGACGACAGTGAGCT AATCCATCCCATAATGCGACGCCAGACTCGACGCTGCGAGGAACTGTTTGAGGCCTCACTGAGCGTATTGCCATATGACGG CTGTCAACATTCTGCCGGAGCAGCCCAACAACTGCGGGAGCACATTTCTTCATCCCGGACGGCTCTACTTGCACTGTCATCCTCTCCCCTCCGTCGTCCTTTCATTCCGTTCAGCGGAGACGAGCGTCTTGTGCCACCCCAGAAAGCTCCCATTTCCATCACGGACCGGACTCAGGCACAGCGTGAGCTGCTAATGCCTCCCACTGCTTTCATGAGCACAGAAAACAGAGGACAG TGGGGACGTGCCAGCGTTCTAACAATGGAACCCA ACGTACACGCGAGAGAACTTAGCGGAGAGTCGGCGACCAATCGAAGCTCATCGCTGATAAGTGAGCTGATGAGCATCCAGCAGGACATGAAGAGCTTCCTGCAGGACCGGAAGCAGCTCAG GCTCTGGCAGAGAGTGAAAAATGTCTTGCAGACTTGGCTGCAGACCAGCGGAAAAGAGGAAATGGATAACAGAGCAGTTTGTCAACAGGTGAAGGAG CTTGAGGAGCGCATCGAGAGATTGTCCTTTGAGCTGGGAACACGAAGGCTGACGATGCGTTTCCACGCGGAAAGGCTACAACATTTACAAGCTGTCCTCGACTGCTCGGGGTTTTCTTCTCTTTGTCGACAAGCGCGGATGTGA